One segment of Meleagris gallopavo isolate NT-WF06-2002-E0010 breed Aviagen turkey brand Nicholas breeding stock chromosome 8, Turkey_5.1, whole genome shotgun sequence DNA contains the following:
- the RPP30 gene encoding ribonuclease P protein subunit p30 isoform X3, whose protein sequence is MAGFADLNVPQGADRKAVQSLLETAAHLGYSAVALNHIVDFKEKKQEIAKPVSPSELFPSLPIVQGTSKRLKVLTRLTLVVSDPSHCNLLRSTSTNIRLYDIIAVFPKTEKLFHAIDRGIYFELLYTPAIKDSTMRRYTISNAISLMQICKGKNIVISSAAERPLELRGPYDVANLGLLFGLSEGEAKAAVSTNCRATILHGETRKSACGVVYTVKKLHKIEEEETVPACKKAKTQA, encoded by the exons ATGGCCGGCTTCGCTGATCTGAACGTGCCGCAAGGCGCGGACAGGAAGGCCGTGCAGAGCCTGCTGGAGACTGCAGCGCACC TGGGATATTCTGCAGTTGCTCTTAATCACATCGTcgattttaaagaaaagaaacag gaaataGCCAAGCCGGTATCTCCATCAGAGCTGTTTCCATCTTTACCTATCGTGCAG GGGACGTCTAAAAGACTTAAAGTCTTAACCCGGCTGACACTTGTTGTTTCTGATCCTTCTCACTGTAATCTCTTG AGATCTACATCTACAAATATAAGATTGTATGACATCATAGCTGTATTTCCAAAGACGGAGAAATTGTTCCAT GCAATAGATCGAGGCATTTACTTTGAACTTCTTTACACGCCTGCCATCAAAGACTCCACAATGAGAAGATACACAATTTCAAATGCGATCAGCCTGATGCAGATCTGCAAAGGAAAG AACATCGTTATATCTAGTGCAGCTGAAAGA cCTCTAGAATTACGGGGTCCTTATGATGTGGCTAATCT AGGTTTGCTGTTTGGCTTGTCAGAAGGCGAAGCCAAGGCAGCTGTGTCCACCAACTGCAGAGCCACCATACTTCATGGAG AAACTCGGAAGAGTGCCTGTGGGGTAGTATACACAGTGAAGAAGCTTCACAAGATTGAGGAGGAAGAAACAGTGCCAGCCTGCAAAAAGGCAAAGACTCAAGCTTGA
- the RPP30 gene encoding ribonuclease P protein subunit p30 isoform X1, with protein sequence MAGFADLNVPQGADRKAVQSLLETAAHLGYSAVALNHIVDFKEKKQEIAKPVSPSELFPSLPIVQGTSKRLKVLTRLTLVVSDPSHCNLLRSTSTNIRLYDIIAVFPKTEKLFHIACTTLDVDLVCINVTEKLPFYFRRPPVNMAIDRGIYFELLYTPAIKDSTMRRYTISNAISLMQICKGKNIVISSAAERPLELRGPYDVANLGLLFGLSEGEAKAAVSTNCRATILHGETRKSACGVVYTVKKLHKIEEEETVPACKKAKTQA encoded by the exons ATGGCCGGCTTCGCTGATCTGAACGTGCCGCAAGGCGCGGACAGGAAGGCCGTGCAGAGCCTGCTGGAGACTGCAGCGCACC TGGGATATTCTGCAGTTGCTCTTAATCACATCGTcgattttaaagaaaagaaacag gaaataGCCAAGCCGGTATCTCCATCAGAGCTGTTTCCATCTTTACCTATCGTGCAG GGGACGTCTAAAAGACTTAAAGTCTTAACCCGGCTGACACTTGTTGTTTCTGATCCTTCTCACTGTAATCTCTTG AGATCTACATCTACAAATATAAGATTGTATGACATCATAGCTGTATTTCCAAAGACGGAGAAATTGTTCCAT ATTGCTTGCACAACTCTTGATGTGGATCTCGTCTGTATAAATGTAACAGAGAAGCTTCCGTTTTACTTCCGAAGGCCTCCTGTAAATATG GCAATAGATCGAGGCATTTACTTTGAACTTCTTTACACGCCTGCCATCAAAGACTCCACAATGAGAAGATACACAATTTCAAATGCGATCAGCCTGATGCAGATCTGCAAAGGAAAG AACATCGTTATATCTAGTGCAGCTGAAAGA cCTCTAGAATTACGGGGTCCTTATGATGTGGCTAATCT AGGTTTGCTGTTTGGCTTGTCAGAAGGCGAAGCCAAGGCAGCTGTGTCCACCAACTGCAGAGCCACCATACTTCATGGAG AAACTCGGAAGAGTGCCTGTGGGGTAGTATACACAGTGAAGAAGCTTCACAAGATTGAGGAGGAAGAAACAGTGCCAGCCTGCAAAAAGGCAAAGACTCAAGCTTGA
- the RPP30 gene encoding ribonuclease P protein subunit p30 isoform X2 has translation MAGFADLNVPQGADRKAVQSLLETAAHLGYSAVALNHIVDFKEKKQEIAKPVSPSELFPSLPIVQGTSKRLKVLTRLTLVVSDPSHCNLLRSTSTNIRLYDIIAVFPKTEKLFHIACTTLDVDLVCINVTEKLPFYFRRPPVNMAIDRGIYFELLYTPAIKDSTMRRYTISNAISLMQICKGKNIVISSAAEREFRCVFPPPRLQVTEVCCLACQKAKPRQLCPPTAEPPYFMEKLGRVPVG, from the exons ATGGCCGGCTTCGCTGATCTGAACGTGCCGCAAGGCGCGGACAGGAAGGCCGTGCAGAGCCTGCTGGAGACTGCAGCGCACC TGGGATATTCTGCAGTTGCTCTTAATCACATCGTcgattttaaagaaaagaaacag gaaataGCCAAGCCGGTATCTCCATCAGAGCTGTTTCCATCTTTACCTATCGTGCAG GGGACGTCTAAAAGACTTAAAGTCTTAACCCGGCTGACACTTGTTGTTTCTGATCCTTCTCACTGTAATCTCTTG AGATCTACATCTACAAATATAAGATTGTATGACATCATAGCTGTATTTCCAAAGACGGAGAAATTGTTCCAT ATTGCTTGCACAACTCTTGATGTGGATCTCGTCTGTATAAATGTAACAGAGAAGCTTCCGTTTTACTTCCGAAGGCCTCCTGTAAATATG GCAATAGATCGAGGCATTTACTTTGAACTTCTTTACACGCCTGCCATCAAAGACTCCACAATGAGAAGATACACAATTTCAAATGCGATCAGCCTGATGCAGATCTGCAAAGGAAAG AACATCGTTATATCTAGTGCAGCTGAAAGA gaattcagatgtgtttttcctcctcctcgCCTCCAG GTGACAGAGGTTTGCTGTTTGGCTTGTCAGAAGGCGAAGCCAAGGCAGCTGTGTCCACCAACTGCAGAGCCACCATACTTCATGGAG AAACTCGGAAGAGTGCCTGTGGGGTAG
- the ANKRD1 gene encoding ankyrin repeat domain-containing protein 1 → MMMMKVEDLVTGKKTDDKDTGSFLPEDFKTGEYEAAVKLEKQDDLKTASDHLPTQVDMAPGKQKKHEAELKIKKLQERSKLENLEDLEKIIQLKKKKKCRKVKAPLLKEPEPEVITGPVDIAMFFRAALENKLPVIEKYLSDKGDPNVCDEYKRTALHRACSEGHLEVVKKLVEAGALLELKDMLESTALHWACRGGSLDIVKFLLDKGINRNARDKLHSTPLHVAVRTGQYDCAEHLIACEADLNARDREGDTPMHDAVRLNRYKMVRLLILYGADLTIKNGDGKTPMDLVLQWQNGTKELFNNLKNNSYKSTHLNKF, encoded by the exons ATGATGATGATGAAAGTAGAAGATCTG GTGACTGGGAAGAAAACTGATGATAAAGATACTGGCAGCTTCCTCCCTGAGGACTTCAAAACTGGAGAGTATGAAGCTGCCGTAAAATTAGAGAAGCAAGATGACCTAAAGACAGCCTCCGATCACCTACCAACCCAAGTAGATATGGCTCCCGGGAAGCAGAAGAAACATGAGGCAGAG TTGAAGATCAAAAAACTACAGGAGAGATCAAAACTCGAAAACTTGGAGGACCTTGAAAAAATTATTCagctgaagaagaagaagaaatgcaggaaAGTGAAAGCTCCCCTTTTAAAGGAACCCGAACCAGAAGTTATT aCAGGGCCAGTGGATATAGCCATGTTCTTCAGAGCTGCACTGGAGAATAAGTTGCCAGTAATTGAAAAATACTTGTCAGACAAAGGGGATCCCAATGTCTGTGATGAG TACAAGCGCACTGCATTGCACAGGGCATGCTCTGAAGGACATCTAGAGGTGGTCAAGAAGTTGGTGGAAGCTGGAGCCCTGCTAGAACTGAAAGATATG CTTGAATCTACTGCCCTGCACTGGGCATGCCGGGGAGGAAGCCTGGATATTGTGAAATTCTTACTGGACAAAGGAATAAATAGAAATGCAAGAGACAAG CTGCACAGCACCCCTCTGCACGTAGCTGTGAGAACAGGGCAGTACGACTGCGCCGAGCACCTCATTGCCTGCGAAGCAGACCTCAATGCCAGAGACAGA GAAGGTGACACGCCGATGCATGATGCTGTCAGGCTGAACCGCTACAAAATGGTCCGGCTTTTGATTCTCTACGGGGCAGATCTTACCATTAAGAATGGC GATGGAAAAACCCCTATGGACCTCGTTCTTCAGTGGCAGAATGGCACTAAAGAGCTGTTCAACAATCTGAAGAACAACTCCTATAAGAGCACCCATCTAAACAAGTTTTGA